From a region of the Candidatus Margulisiibacteriota bacterium genome:
- a CDS encoding SIR2 family protein — MNNYNTTLLTGAGFTCNFGGLLVNDIWSLLFNSKEVQSSEKLKNHLLKWDTSYNYEKLYEHAQKNNHLSIIEAAELKKAIIQVFDKQELLISHTIKGTDENTTKTAFLIFLEKNIDYFFTLNHDLFVEKCFPYFSSRTRQIVRPCAPAFKDNNTIVPISFKSNKAVKTDINNFDLDDKRNIKYIKLHGSIDWLTNNNDNLMILGEGFSKQKQSIEHIITDWYRKLFKDALKTNKHLLIIGYSFNDFHINQLIADNISNLNIHVIDILSPKDFSDKMNNRLVSGYIKQISEEERLNIPLKARIWSHLSGYHPFKLNFCFSEKYNHLLLENLNA; from the coding sequence ATGAATAATTATAATACAACATTATTAACAGGCGCTGGTTTTACCTGTAATTTTGGAGGACTACTTGTTAATGACATTTGGTCTCTCCTATTTAATAGCAAGGAAGTACAATCTTCAGAAAAGCTTAAAAATCATCTTCTTAAGTGGGATACAAGCTATAACTATGAAAAGCTTTATGAACATGCCCAAAAAAATAATCATTTATCCATCATTGAAGCCGCCGAACTCAAAAAAGCAATTATTCAAGTTTTTGACAAACAAGAATTACTAATTAGTCATACAATAAAAGGAACAGACGAAAATACAACAAAAACCGCTTTTTTGATTTTTCTTGAAAAAAACATAGACTATTTCTTCACCTTAAATCATGATTTATTTGTTGAAAAATGCTTTCCATATTTTAGCTCAAGAACAAGACAAATAGTTAGACCTTGTGCCCCAGCCTTTAAAGATAACAACACTATTGTTCCAATTAGTTTCAAATCCAATAAAGCGGTAAAAACAGATATTAATAATTTCGATTTGGATGACAAAAGAAATATTAAATATATAAAACTTCATGGCTCAATAGATTGGCTAACAAACAACAACGACAATCTAATGATTTTGGGCGAAGGGTTTAGCAAACAAAAGCAATCAATCGAGCATATAATAACAGATTGGTATCGCAAATTATTTAAAGACGCATTAAAAACCAATAAACATTTGTTAATTATTGGATATAGTTTCAACGATTTCCATATCAATCAGCTTATTGCTGATAATATATCCAACTTAAACATTCATGTGATTGATATTCTCTCCCCAAAAGATTTTTCTGATAAAATGAATAATCGGCTAGTATCAGGTTATATTAAACAAATATCAGAGGAAGAGCGTCTAAATATCCCACTAAAAGCAAGGATCTGGAGTCATTTATCAGGATATCACCCCTTTAAGCTAAACTTTTGTTTTTCTGAAAAATACAATCACTTATTACTTGAGAATTTAAATGCTTAA